From Cydia pomonella isolate Wapato2018A chromosome 26, ilCydPomo1, whole genome shotgun sequence, one genomic window encodes:
- the LOC133531987 gene encoding chorion class A protein Ld19-like isoform X2: MSRFAILALAQAFLIQMALSQQCGCNQISYGSPSVIELEKISLSAPSSASISYSAPSISLSAPSYSQSYSASYGGSGTGQVGVSGDIGASGTTVVVGSVPVLGSVEFSGKVPASGSVSITGQCGCGCIA, encoded by the exons ATGTCTCGCTTTGCCATCCTCGCCCTCGCCCAGGCTTTCCTTATTCAG ATGGCTCTGAGCCAACAATGTGGTTGTAATCAAATCTCTTACGGATCCCCTAGCGTCATCGAGCTCGAGAAAATAAGCTTGAGTGCACCCAGCAGTGCCAGCATTAGCTACAGTGCACCTAGCATCAGTCTAAGTGCACCTAGCTACTCACAAAGCTACAGCGCGTCGTACGGCGGCTCGGGCACCGGGCAGGTCGGCGTGTCCGGCGACATCGGCGCGAGCGGCACCACCGTCGTCGTCGGCTCCGTGCCCGTGCTCGGCTCCGTCGAGTTCAGCGGTAAAGTGCCGGCGTCCGGTTCCGTGTCTATTACCGGACAGTGCGGATGCGGTTGCATAGCttaa
- the LOC133531986 gene encoding chorion class CB protein M5H4-like: MACKAVLFCAFAVFVQLSLAGPYYLPKSSNCGCGSGKVNVKEIEKIEEISYKPIAIAPKSYSSNCVSIEIPNNGGALVISSIGPIAPSGIAVATELGLAGDLELSGELPYLSAVEFQGQFATSGAVPVAYGCGDCVAITEQIGGSVGSGSYSLSSLGRCGCKY; this comes from the exons ATGGCGTGTAAGGCTGTACTTTTCTGTGCATTTGCAGTTTTTGTTCAGCTG TCCTTGGCTGGACCCTATTATCTCCCAAAATCATCAAACTGCGGCTGCGGCTCTGGCAAAGTGAATGTCAAAGAAATCGAAAAAATTGAAGAGATATCATACAAACCGATTGCTATTGCACCTAAAAGCTATTCAAGCAACTGCGTGTCCATTGAGATCCCTAACAATGGAGGAGCTTTGGTTATTTCTAGCATCGGCCCCATCGCGCCCTCTGGCATCGCCGTCGCCACCGAGCTCGGTCTGGCGGGAGACCTGGAGCTGTCCGGCGAGCTGCCGTATCTGAGCGCGGTGGAGTTCCAGGGCCAGTTCGCCACCAGCGGCGCCGTGCCGGTGGCGTATGGCTGTGGCGATTGCGTCGCCATTACTGAACAAATCGGAGGCAGTGTTGGCTCTGGCTCCTACAGTCTATCCTCTCTTGGCAGATGCGGatgcaaatattaa